In Candidatus Binataceae bacterium, a genomic segment contains:
- the rny gene encoding ribonuclease Y, producing MNLIVAILGFVVGSAIFLVWGLTRRRVSAVDQEAARVQAEETVREAQTRGELIIKEAEVRAKDLVVGARADAEREVRDRRREMQQAETKLESREEAFEKRQEAFERREGDLNRREQSFRTREKNLAEKEEERQKLVDEARTKLEAVAGLTREEAKRSLMDEMIGQARTDAARHIRVVEEEAREEADRRAKRIVSIAIERLAGEFVAERTVAVIALPTDEMKGRIIGREGRNIRAIEAATGVDIIIDDTPEAVVISCHNPIRREIARVALERLISDGRIHPGRIEEVVRKAEQEVEESIREAGQRSIIEVGVHGIHPELVKLLGMLKYRYSYAQNVLMHSIEAAFIAGAMAAELGLNEKQARRAALLHDIGKALTHEVEGSHALIGAELARKYGESAKIVNAIAAHHEEVKAETILAPLVDAADALSGARPGARREVLESYVKRLEDLEQIAKSFRGVEKCFAVQAGREMRVIVEPGQVSDEDSAMLARDVARKIETDMTYPGQIRVTVIRETRSTEIAR from the coding sequence GTGAATCTGATAGTCGCAATCCTGGGATTCGTAGTTGGCAGCGCGATCTTCCTGGTGTGGGGATTGACGCGGCGACGTGTGAGCGCCGTCGACCAGGAAGCCGCTCGAGTTCAAGCCGAAGAAACGGTCAGGGAGGCACAAACCAGAGGCGAATTAATCATCAAGGAAGCAGAAGTAAGGGCCAAGGACCTGGTGGTCGGCGCTCGCGCCGACGCCGAGCGTGAAGTGCGCGATCGCCGCCGCGAGATGCAGCAGGCGGAAACCAAACTTGAATCACGCGAGGAAGCGTTCGAAAAACGCCAGGAGGCCTTCGAACGCCGCGAGGGGGATCTCAATCGGCGCGAGCAAAGTTTTCGCACGCGCGAGAAGAACCTCGCCGAAAAGGAAGAAGAACGCCAGAAACTGGTCGACGAGGCTCGCACCAAGCTGGAGGCGGTAGCCGGCCTCACCCGCGAGGAGGCTAAACGCAGCTTGATGGACGAAATGATCGGGCAGGCCCGTACCGATGCGGCCCGCCACATCCGCGTGGTCGAGGAAGAAGCTCGTGAAGAAGCAGACCGCCGGGCCAAGCGTATCGTCTCGATCGCCATCGAACGGCTAGCCGGCGAGTTCGTTGCCGAGCGTACCGTCGCCGTGATCGCATTGCCCACCGACGAGATGAAGGGGCGCATCATCGGGCGCGAAGGCCGCAACATCCGTGCTATCGAGGCTGCCACCGGCGTCGATATCATCATCGACGACACGCCGGAGGCGGTGGTCATCTCGTGTCACAATCCGATTCGCCGCGAAATCGCTCGAGTCGCCCTGGAACGGCTCATCTCGGATGGCCGTATTCATCCGGGCCGCATCGAGGAGGTGGTCCGCAAAGCGGAACAGGAGGTCGAAGAGTCGATTCGCGAGGCCGGACAGCGCTCGATCATCGAGGTCGGGGTCCACGGCATTCATCCGGAGCTGGTGAAGCTGCTCGGCATGCTCAAGTACCGCTACAGTTATGCGCAGAACGTCCTCATGCACTCGATCGAAGCGGCGTTCATTGCCGGAGCGATGGCTGCGGAGCTGGGACTCAACGAAAAGCAGGCTCGTCGAGCCGCGCTGCTGCATGATATCGGCAAGGCGCTGACCCACGAAGTCGAGGGGTCGCACGCGCTGATCGGCGCGGAGCTGGCGCGCAAGTACGGCGAATCGGCGAAGATCGTAAATGCCATCGCGGCGCATCATGAGGAGGTCAAAGCCGAGACCATCCTGGCCCCGCTGGTCGACGCGGCCGATGCACTGTCGGGCGCTCGCCCCGGAGCGCGGCGCGAAGTGCTCGAGAGCTACGTGAAACGGCTCGAAGACCTGGAGCAAATCGCCAAGTCGTTTCGCGGGGTTGAAAAATGCTTCGCGGTCCAGGCCGGCCGCGAGATGCGCGTGATCGTCGAGCCCGGTCAGGTTTCCGACGAGGATTCCGCGATGCTCGCACGTGACGTCGCCCGCAAGATCGAAACCGATATGACCTATCCGGGCCAGATTCGAGTCACCGTGATCCGTGAGACCCGGTCAACCGAAATAGCACGTTAA
- a CDS encoding 5-formyltetrahydrofolate cyclo-ligase, with amino-acid sequence MADQKKYLRTMLGECRASLAPHFTKSRSVTIQRRLLATDCYRDAPAVVLYSPIDNEVAMDLVASDAIASGKELFFPRQRRDRETMTVARVHALSELVRGAFGIREPGSESASARPYELARAIVVVPGLAFGPQGQRLGRGGGHYDRFLAALPREAITVGLAYSFQLLDRIPQESFDRRLQYIITESALIRVAEPQVQPLAAEVGRGGTPG; translated from the coding sequence ATGGCGGACCAGAAAAAATACCTGCGCACGATGCTCGGTGAATGCCGCGCATCACTGGCGCCGCACTTTACGAAATCGCGCTCGGTTACGATTCAGCGCCGGCTGCTTGCGACCGATTGCTACCGTGACGCGCCGGCGGTCGTTCTTTATTCTCCGATCGATAACGAAGTTGCCATGGATCTGGTCGCCTCCGACGCGATCGCATCCGGAAAGGAGCTCTTTTTTCCCCGCCAGCGCCGGGATCGCGAGACCATGACGGTGGCGCGGGTTCATGCCTTATCGGAGCTGGTTAGGGGAGCCTTCGGCATCCGCGAGCCGGGCTCCGAAAGTGCAAGCGCACGACCTTATGAGCTGGCGCGCGCGATAGTAGTGGTTCCCGGGTTGGCGTTTGGACCGCAGGGCCAGCGGCTTGGCCGGGGTGGAGGCCATTATGATCGTTTCCTGGCGGCGTTGCCGCGTGAAGCGATCACGGTAGGTCTCGCCTATTCTTTCCAGCTGCTGGATCGGATTCCGCAGGAATCCTTCGACCGGCGGCTTCAATACATCATTACCGAGTCCGCCCTCATTCGGGTGGCCGAACCGCAGGTTCAGCCGCTCGCGGCAGAGGTGGGCCGAGGAGGTACACCCGGGTGA
- a CDS encoding cell division protein ZapA, with translation MKGINVEIMGQNLTVASDSGDQWVKDLARTVDGKIKNIRAGTQAVSSVHLAILAALNFADELERLRQEHTALVEHIEAMNKRLSAAIEGKEL, from the coding sequence ATGAAAGGCATCAACGTCGAGATCATGGGGCAGAATCTCACCGTCGCCAGCGATTCGGGCGACCAGTGGGTCAAGGACCTCGCTCGCACGGTTGATGGAAAGATCAAAAACATCCGCGCCGGAACCCAGGCGGTAAGCTCGGTCCACCTGGCGATTTTGGCGGCACTAAACTTCGCCGACGAGCTCGAGCGCCTGCGCCAAGAGCATACGGCATTGGTCGAGCATATCGAGGCGATGAACAAGAGGCTGAGCGCCGCGATTGAAGGCAAGGAGTTGTGA
- a CDS encoding cell division protein ZapB: MSTSIDVLKQLDERIQASVTRIQQLRKENEQLQQRLAESERRIGEATAQIRQFEQERKQHENERGEVRSRIEKILARFDGIELG; the protein is encoded by the coding sequence ATGTCCACGTCGATCGATGTCCTCAAGCAACTCGATGAACGCATTCAGGCATCCGTAACCCGCATTCAGCAACTACGCAAAGAAAACGAACAGCTTCAGCAACGCCTGGCCGAGAGCGAGCGACGCATCGGGGAGGCCACCGCCCAGATTCGGCAATTCGAACAGGAGCGCAAGCAGCACGAAAACGAACGCGGAGAAGTCCGTAGCAGGATCGAGAAGATCCTCGCCCGCTTCGACGGCATTGAATTAGGTTAA